A region from the Gemmatimonadota bacterium genome encodes:
- a CDS encoding class I SAM-dependent methyltransferase → MSGGGYEQESGRDRFFDLLSEEMAVLLDPSTGRMREELAERVACVVCGEREADPWFHKEGLDFVRCGRCGLVYMNPRPSAQALERLYQFESAANDAWVDVLLSDAEERFQTRDFSALLDHVAGVRATGRLLDVGCSIGRLPRIARERGYDVLGLELGERAARHARDVYGLPVREELLEACAFDPGSFDVVTLIETLEHVPDPRAMLVEIHRILSPGGAFLVGVPNVASLGVLVLQGRARTFNRNHLVYFDARTLARLLEEVGFEVVRVLTAVSVLDSVLNHVQGFDPFGAPRSDRLPPELARRLALPEERARMDHWIEEAGLGYRLRVLARKAE, encoded by the coding sequence GTGAGCGGCGGTGGCTACGAGCAGGAGAGCGGCCGCGACCGGTTCTTCGATCTGCTGAGCGAGGAGATGGCGGTACTGCTCGATCCCAGCACCGGTCGGATGCGCGAGGAGTTGGCCGAGCGCGTCGCCTGCGTCGTGTGCGGAGAGCGGGAAGCCGATCCCTGGTTCCACAAGGAAGGTCTGGACTTCGTGCGCTGCGGGCGCTGCGGGCTCGTGTACATGAACCCGCGTCCCAGCGCCCAGGCCCTCGAGCGACTCTATCAGTTCGAGTCGGCCGCCAACGACGCCTGGGTCGACGTGTTGCTCTCCGACGCCGAAGAGCGGTTCCAGACGCGAGATTTCTCAGCGCTTCTCGATCATGTCGCCGGCGTTCGCGCTACGGGTCGATTGTTGGACGTGGGATGCTCGATCGGAAGGTTGCCACGCATCGCCAGGGAGCGAGGCTACGACGTTCTCGGGCTGGAGTTGGGTGAGCGGGCGGCTCGGCACGCACGGGATGTCTATGGTCTTCCGGTGCGGGAGGAGCTCCTCGAGGCGTGCGCGTTCGACCCGGGCAGCTTCGACGTGGTCACGCTCATCGAAACGCTGGAGCATGTACCCGACCCTCGCGCGATGCTGGTGGAGATCCACCGCATCCTCTCGCCGGGCGGTGCGTTTCTCGTGGGAGTCCCCAACGTGGCCTCCCTCGGCGTCCTGGTCCTGCAGGGTCGGGCGCGGACCTTCAACCGCAACCACCTGGTCTACTTCGACGCGCGCACGCTGGCGCGACTCCTCGAGGAGGTGGGCTTCGAAGTCGTCCGGGTGCTGACCGCGGTGTCGGTTCTGGACTCGGTGCTCAACCACGTGCAGGGATTCGATCCCTTCGGCGCGCCACGGTCAGACCGTTTGCCCCCGGAGTTGGCTCGCAGGTTGGCGCTGCCCGAGGAACGGGCTCGCATGGACCACTGGATCGAAGAGGCGGGTCTGGGCTATCGCCTGCGCGTCCTGGCGCGCAAGGCGGAGTGA